One part of the Athene noctua chromosome Z, bAthNoc1.hap1.1, whole genome shotgun sequence genome encodes these proteins:
- the VLDLR gene encoding very low-density lipoprotein receptor isoform X1 produces MSLSPSSLSRFSDRRARPPGRPPSPRSLSASPAMRSDRQRGDPSAAAGSGPGRGAGRRAAPRWWVLCLLLALSCLRADGARAKCEESQFPCSNGRCIPLLWKCDGDEDCSDGSDESACVKKTCAESDFVCISGQCVPNRWQCDGDPDCEDGSDESAELCHMRTCRVNEISCGPQSTQCIPVSWKCDGEKDCDSGEDEENCGNVTCSPAEYTCSSGQCISKSFFCNGQDDCSDGSDELECAPPTCGVHEFQCKTSTCIPISWVCDDDADCSDYSDESLEQCGRQPAPPVKCSTSEVQCSSGECIHKKWRCDGDPDCKDGSDEVNCPSRTCRPDQFRCEDGNCIHGSRQCDGVRDCLDGSDEASCNSLIQCSGPGKFKCRSGECIDVNKVCNQQRDCKDWSDEPFKECNINECLVNNGGCSHICRDLVIGYECDCPAGFELIDRRTCGDIDECQNPGICSQICINLKGGYKCECSRGYQMDLATGVCKAVGKEPCLIFTNRRDIRKIGLERKEYIQLVEQLRNTVALDADIAEQKLYWADFGQKAIFSASIDTRDKVGTHVRILDNIHSPAGIAVDWVYKNIYWSDSSAKTISVASLDGTKRKVLFHSELREPASIAVDPLSGFMYWSDWGEPAKIEKAGMNGFDRQQLVTTEIQWPNGIALDLVKSRLYWLDSKLHMLSSVDLNGQDRRTVLKSYMFLPHPLALTIFEDRVYWIDGENEAVYGANKFTGAELVTLVNNLNDAQDIIVYHELVQPSGRNWCEENRANGGCSYLCLPAPQINEHSPKYTCACPVGYFLQEDGLRCAVSGTGTTVAYTEAKDTSTTEKSPTVGLVPGGFNISGTTSEVAAAGGTSAAWTILPALLLVMAAVVGCLMWHNWQQRNMKSMNFDNPVYLKTTEEELTIDIGRHSASVGHTYPAISVVSTDDDMV; encoded by the exons ATGtctctgtctccctcttctctttctcGCTTCTCCGACCGCCGCGCTCGCCCGCCTGGCCGCCCGCCCTCTCCGCGCTCCCTCTCTGCGTCCCCGGCGATGCGGTCGGACCGGCAGCGCGGAGACCCGAGCGCCGCGGCAGGCAGCGGCCCCGGGCGcggtgcggggcggcgggcggccccgcgctggTGGGTGCTGTGCCTGCTGCTCGCCCTCAGCTGCCTGCGCGCAGACG GTGCAAGAGCAAAATGTGAGGAATCCCAATTCCCATGTAGTAATGGACGCTGTATTCCTTTACTCTGGAAATGTGATGGTGATGAAGACTGCTCAGATGGCAGTGATGAGAGTGCTTGTG TGAAGAAGACGTGTGCTGAATCTGATTTTGTGTGCATCAGTGGTCAGTGTGTGCCTAACAGATGGCAGTGTGATGGAGATCCGGACTGCGAGGATGGGTCTGACGAGAGTGCTGAACTGTGCC ATATGAGAACATGCCGGGTAAATGAAATCAGCTGTGGTCCTCAGTCAACCCAGTGTATCCCAGTGTCCTGGAAATGTGATGGTGAAAAAGACTGTGACAGTGGAGAAGATGAAGAGAATTGTG GCAATGTGACTTGTAGTCCAGCAGAGTACACATGCAGCAGTGGGCAGTGTATTTCCAAGAGCTTTTTCTGCAATGGTCAAGATGACTGCAGTGATGGCAGTGATGAACTGGAGTGTGCACCTCCTACCTGTGGAGTTCATGAGTTCCAGTGCAAGACCTCCACTTGTATCCCCATCAGCTGGGTGTGTGATGATGATGCTGACTGCTCTGACTACTCAGATGAATCTCTAGAGCAATGTGGCCGCCAGCCTGCACCTCCTGTGAAGTGCTCTACCAGTGAGGTGCAATGCAGCTCAGGTGAATGTATCCACAAAAAGTGGCGCTGTGATGGAGATCCTGACTGCAAGGATGGAAGTGATGAAGTCAACTGCC CTTCTCGGACCTGCAGACCAGACCAGTTCAGATGTGAAGATGGGAACTGCATCCATGGGAGTAGGCAGTGTGATGGTGTGAGAGACTGTCTGGATGGCTCTGATGAAGCCAGTTGTAACAGTC TTATTCAGTGCTCTGGACCTGGCAAATTCAAGTGCAGAAGTGGAGAATGCATAGACGTCAATAAAGTGTGCAACCAGCAGAGAGACTGCAAGGACTGGAGTGATGAGCCCTTCAAGGAGTGTA ACATAAATGAATGTCTGGTGAACAATGGTGGATGCTCTCATATCTGCAGAGATCTCGTTATTGGCTATGAATGTGACTGTCCAGCTGGGTTTGAGCTTATAGACAGGAGAACCTGTGGAG ATATCGATGAATGCCAGAACCCTGGTATCTGTAGTCAAATCTGTATCAACCTGAAAGGGGGCTACAAATGTGAATGTAGCCGTGGCTATCAGATGGATCTTGCCACTGGGGTGTGCAAGGCAGTGG GGAAAGAACCATGTCTAATTTTCACCAACCGCCGGGATATTAGGAAGATTGGTCTTGAGAGGAAAGAATACATTCAGCTAGTAGAGCAGCTAAGAAACACTGTAGCTCTAGATGCTGATATTGCTGAGCAAAAGCTTTACTGGGCTGACTTCGGCCAAAAAGCAATCTTCAG TGCCTCAATTGATACCCGTGATAAAGTTGGGACACATGTCAGAATTCTGGACAACATACACAGCCCTGCAGGAATTGCTGTTGACTGGGTTTATAAGAACATCTACTGGTCTGACTCAAGTGCAAAGACTATTTCTGTGGCTAGCCTGGATGGCacaaaaagaaaggttttgtttcaTTCTGAGCTGAGAGAGCCAGCTTCTATTGCTGTAGATCCTCTCTCTGG CTTTATGTACTGGTCAGACTGGGGTGAGCCAGCAAAAATTGAAAAAGCAGGAATGAATGGATTTGACAGACAGCAGCTTGTGACAACAGAAATCCAATGGCCTAATGGAATTGCTCTAG aTCTTGTAAAAAGCCGTCTGTACTGGCTTGATTCTAAACTACATATGCTGTCAAGCGTGGACTTGAATGGCCAGGACCGCAGAACTGTGTTGAAGTCTTATATGTTTCTTCCTCACCCTCTTGCTCTAACAATATTTGAG GACCGTGTGTACTGGATTGATGGAGAGAATGAGGCGGTCTACGGTGCCAACAAATTTACTGGAGCTGAACTGGTTACCCTAGTGAACAACCTCAATGATGCACAGGACATCATTGTGTATCATGAACTTGTTCAGCCTTCAG GCAGAAACTGGTGTGAAGAGAACAGGGCAAATGGAGGCTGTAGCTACCTGTGCCTGCCTGCTCCTCAGATAAATGAACACTCTCCAAAGTACACGTGTGCATGTCCTGTTGGATACTTCTTGCAGGAGGATGGTCTGAGATGTGCAG TTTCAGGTACTGGAACAACTGTGGCTTACACTGAGGCTAAAGATACCAgcacaacagaaaaatctccaactGTTGGACTTGTTCCTGGAG GATTCAACATCAGTGGTACAACATCTGAAgttgctgcagctggaggaacATCAGCAGCTTGGACTATTCTTCCTGCCT TATTGCTGGTGATGGCAGCAGTAGTGGGCTGCTTAATGTGGCATAACTGGCAGCAAAGGAACATGAAAAGCATGAATTTTGATAATCCTGTCTACCTGAAAACTACAGAAGAAGAACTCACAATTGATATAGGAAGACACAGTGCTTCAGTAGGACACACCTATCCTGCA ATATCTGTTGTAAGCACAGATGACGATATGGTCTGA
- the VLDLR gene encoding very low-density lipoprotein receptor isoform X2, translating into MSLSPSSLSRFSDRRARPPGRPPSPRSLSASPAMRSDRQRGDPSAAAGSGPGRGAGRRAAPRWWVLCLLLALSCLRADGARAKCEESQFPCSNGRCIPLLWKCDGDEDCSDGSDESACVKKTCAESDFVCISGQCVPNRWQCDGDPDCEDGSDESAELCHMRTCRVNEISCGPQSTQCIPVSWKCDGEKDCDSGEDEENCGNVTCSPAEYTCSSGQCISKSFFCNGQDDCSDGSDELECAPPTCGVHEFQCKTSTCIPISWVCDDDADCSDYSDESLEQCGRQPAPPVKCSTSEVQCSSGECIHKKWRCDGDPDCKDGSDEVNCPSRTCRPDQFRCEDGNCIHGSRQCDGVRDCLDGSDEASCNSLIQCSGPGKFKCRSGECIDVNKVCNQQRDCKDWSDEPFKECNINECLVNNGGCSHICRDLVIGYECDCPAGFELIDRRTCGDIDECQNPGICSQICINLKGGYKCECSRGYQMDLATGVCKAVGKEPCLIFTNRRDIRKIGLERKEYIQLVEQLRNTVALDADIAEQKLYWADFGQKAIFSASIDTRDKVGTHVRILDNIHSPAGIAVDWVYKNIYWSDSSAKTISVASLDGTKRKVLFHSELREPASIAVDPLSGFMYWSDWGEPAKIEKAGMNGFDRQQLVTTEIQWPNGIALDLVKSRLYWLDSKLHMLSSVDLNGQDRRTVLKSYMFLPHPLALTIFEDRVYWIDGENEAVYGANKFTGAELVTLVNNLNDAQDIIVYHELVQPSGRNWCEENRANGGCSYLCLPAPQINEHSPKYTCACPVGYFLQEDGLRCAGFNISGTTSEVAAAGGTSAAWTILPALLLVMAAVVGCLMWHNWQQRNMKSMNFDNPVYLKTTEEELTIDIGRHSASVGHTYPAISVVSTDDDMV; encoded by the exons ATGtctctgtctccctcttctctttctcGCTTCTCCGACCGCCGCGCTCGCCCGCCTGGCCGCCCGCCCTCTCCGCGCTCCCTCTCTGCGTCCCCGGCGATGCGGTCGGACCGGCAGCGCGGAGACCCGAGCGCCGCGGCAGGCAGCGGCCCCGGGCGcggtgcggggcggcgggcggccccgcgctggTGGGTGCTGTGCCTGCTGCTCGCCCTCAGCTGCCTGCGCGCAGACG GTGCAAGAGCAAAATGTGAGGAATCCCAATTCCCATGTAGTAATGGACGCTGTATTCCTTTACTCTGGAAATGTGATGGTGATGAAGACTGCTCAGATGGCAGTGATGAGAGTGCTTGTG TGAAGAAGACGTGTGCTGAATCTGATTTTGTGTGCATCAGTGGTCAGTGTGTGCCTAACAGATGGCAGTGTGATGGAGATCCGGACTGCGAGGATGGGTCTGACGAGAGTGCTGAACTGTGCC ATATGAGAACATGCCGGGTAAATGAAATCAGCTGTGGTCCTCAGTCAACCCAGTGTATCCCAGTGTCCTGGAAATGTGATGGTGAAAAAGACTGTGACAGTGGAGAAGATGAAGAGAATTGTG GCAATGTGACTTGTAGTCCAGCAGAGTACACATGCAGCAGTGGGCAGTGTATTTCCAAGAGCTTTTTCTGCAATGGTCAAGATGACTGCAGTGATGGCAGTGATGAACTGGAGTGTGCACCTCCTACCTGTGGAGTTCATGAGTTCCAGTGCAAGACCTCCACTTGTATCCCCATCAGCTGGGTGTGTGATGATGATGCTGACTGCTCTGACTACTCAGATGAATCTCTAGAGCAATGTGGCCGCCAGCCTGCACCTCCTGTGAAGTGCTCTACCAGTGAGGTGCAATGCAGCTCAGGTGAATGTATCCACAAAAAGTGGCGCTGTGATGGAGATCCTGACTGCAAGGATGGAAGTGATGAAGTCAACTGCC CTTCTCGGACCTGCAGACCAGACCAGTTCAGATGTGAAGATGGGAACTGCATCCATGGGAGTAGGCAGTGTGATGGTGTGAGAGACTGTCTGGATGGCTCTGATGAAGCCAGTTGTAACAGTC TTATTCAGTGCTCTGGACCTGGCAAATTCAAGTGCAGAAGTGGAGAATGCATAGACGTCAATAAAGTGTGCAACCAGCAGAGAGACTGCAAGGACTGGAGTGATGAGCCCTTCAAGGAGTGTA ACATAAATGAATGTCTGGTGAACAATGGTGGATGCTCTCATATCTGCAGAGATCTCGTTATTGGCTATGAATGTGACTGTCCAGCTGGGTTTGAGCTTATAGACAGGAGAACCTGTGGAG ATATCGATGAATGCCAGAACCCTGGTATCTGTAGTCAAATCTGTATCAACCTGAAAGGGGGCTACAAATGTGAATGTAGCCGTGGCTATCAGATGGATCTTGCCACTGGGGTGTGCAAGGCAGTGG GGAAAGAACCATGTCTAATTTTCACCAACCGCCGGGATATTAGGAAGATTGGTCTTGAGAGGAAAGAATACATTCAGCTAGTAGAGCAGCTAAGAAACACTGTAGCTCTAGATGCTGATATTGCTGAGCAAAAGCTTTACTGGGCTGACTTCGGCCAAAAAGCAATCTTCAG TGCCTCAATTGATACCCGTGATAAAGTTGGGACACATGTCAGAATTCTGGACAACATACACAGCCCTGCAGGAATTGCTGTTGACTGGGTTTATAAGAACATCTACTGGTCTGACTCAAGTGCAAAGACTATTTCTGTGGCTAGCCTGGATGGCacaaaaagaaaggttttgtttcaTTCTGAGCTGAGAGAGCCAGCTTCTATTGCTGTAGATCCTCTCTCTGG CTTTATGTACTGGTCAGACTGGGGTGAGCCAGCAAAAATTGAAAAAGCAGGAATGAATGGATTTGACAGACAGCAGCTTGTGACAACAGAAATCCAATGGCCTAATGGAATTGCTCTAG aTCTTGTAAAAAGCCGTCTGTACTGGCTTGATTCTAAACTACATATGCTGTCAAGCGTGGACTTGAATGGCCAGGACCGCAGAACTGTGTTGAAGTCTTATATGTTTCTTCCTCACCCTCTTGCTCTAACAATATTTGAG GACCGTGTGTACTGGATTGATGGAGAGAATGAGGCGGTCTACGGTGCCAACAAATTTACTGGAGCTGAACTGGTTACCCTAGTGAACAACCTCAATGATGCACAGGACATCATTGTGTATCATGAACTTGTTCAGCCTTCAG GCAGAAACTGGTGTGAAGAGAACAGGGCAAATGGAGGCTGTAGCTACCTGTGCCTGCCTGCTCCTCAGATAAATGAACACTCTCCAAAGTACACGTGTGCATGTCCTGTTGGATACTTCTTGCAGGAGGATGGTCTGAGATGTGCAG GATTCAACATCAGTGGTACAACATCTGAAgttgctgcagctggaggaacATCAGCAGCTTGGACTATTCTTCCTGCCT TATTGCTGGTGATGGCAGCAGTAGTGGGCTGCTTAATGTGGCATAACTGGCAGCAAAGGAACATGAAAAGCATGAATTTTGATAATCCTGTCTACCTGAAAACTACAGAAGAAGAACTCACAATTGATATAGGAAGACACAGTGCTTCAGTAGGACACACCTATCCTGCA ATATCTGTTGTAAGCACAGATGACGATATGGTCTGA